The genomic stretch TATTGtaaccccctccccgaagccctgtaatagttaGGATTTTACGTTTCCGCCTTTACTTTCCTGCAATACTTATTTGCGTGTGATAGTAAATTAGGgtgtgaaaagacataaatctcaATCGTAGACCACTAActaaaagataaaatattcgaatctaacacactcgcactcactcacctctagggtacgcccctcttggttgccttacgaataaaggtcgtgtccctcgaatatagaggtatctAAAGCAAACGTCCCTCgataaaaaatcatcaaagatcatggtccctcaaTGACCCTTGAATTGCTGCCTACGAAtgcatgatctagtccctcgattgagatgatttgtcccttcgaatttgctaaaggtacctctacttgttgccttcaacgacctccaaTGACTCTTCGATTGTCCCGCACGTCCAATAAAAGGAACTACCTACCCataaatggtatggttagtcctaggaaatttaaaaagcatagaaaagacAAAGTATAGGGTAgtgctcctagtttgcttgctcaaaacaaagaaattttttttcacacctctttcaaaaagacaaaggctacgcttttaagctaaagtccttttctcttcaaaaatctcttttccaaacaaacaataaacaaacatgagctaagcaaactaagagcccacaGAGAACtgtggatgaaaagggtgcttacaccttcccttttcataacttacccccgagcccgtttcttctaaaaaaaggtctttttctgttctttttacctttcctgaaattggacaaaataaaagtcggtggcgactcttgcttaaccgcacattttcaaaaagtcagttctcccaccgtgttacacatCTGCACACCGCCAagacccatcttagaagcatcacaatatactacaAATAATTCACTTGGATTAGGCAAAACTAATATTGGAACAATCGTCAACTTTTTCTTCAGTTCAACAAAACTATCTTCACACGCAACATCTCACACATATATTTGACCTTTTTGAGTCAAGTGAGTCAAAAGCAGTGCCatcttagaaaatccctcaataaACTTGCGATAATAACTAGCCAAACCAATAAAACTTCGTATCTCAGTAGCAGACTTCAAAACTTCCCACTATAACACAACATCAATCTTAgagggtcaacagaaattccaccacttgaaatcacatggctaaggaaactcacttccttcaacaagaactcacactttgacaattttgcatacaacttcttctatTTCAACTCTTGCAACACAATGAAGaccaccacaaacttatccaAGTACAAATGGAAAGTtcgattcatatattccatgaaaacacaaTGTACTCATAGTGACCATACCTTATTCTGAAAGCCATCTTCGGAATATCATATGGTTTAACATAAATCTGATGATAACCAGACCCTAAattaatcttgctaaacacacaagcaccCACTAACTGATCCATCAGATCATTAATCCTCGGAAGTGGATATTTATTCTCAATAGTCACCTTATTCAACTGTCTGTAATCTACGCATAATCTCATACCATCATCATTCTTCTTAACTAACAACACACGAGCACTCCACGAAGAAACACTCggtccaataaattttttttcaagtaattcttccaattgtttcttcagttcaccTAACTCTGAAGTTGACATCCTATAAAgagccatcgacactggacttgTACCTGGTACCAATTCTATAGTAAATTCTACCTCACGCTCTAGTGGTAAATCACTGATGTCATCTGGAAACACCTAAGGGAATTCGCAAAGAACAGGTAACTCAACACTAAAAATTTCATGATCAACGTGCAATGCTGAAAACATTGCAATCATCTGAGCTTCATCCTCTAAAAGTCCTTCTACTTGCTTAGCAGATAAATACAGCAGCTCTCTACCATCACCACACTCTAGGAACCTCACAGTCTTACTGTAGAAATTGATATGAACATAGTTGAACTCTAAACAGTTCATTCCAAGAATAACATCAATTTGGAGCAATGGTAAACACACCAATTCCATCACAAAACTCTTACCATAAATGGTCAAAGGGAAACTCAAACAGACTAGCGCAGTAGTCACAAAACCATTAGTCAGAGTATCGATCACCATACTCCCACTCATAGAAGACAATTTCAAACCCATCATAGTAGCAGATTTAAGTGAAATAAATGATTGAGTAGCACCATCTTTCACAGACTCATGCACTTGCATAACAGAACAAACAACTCTTCACCTTCATCGAACTTAGATTCATGCTCTAGAGGTAAGTCACAAATATCTTCAGGAAAAACATCAGGAATTACACACCACTGACATATCATTAGCCTTCACATTTCTCTATACTATCTGAGAAGCAAACCTCAACAATATTTGATCGTTCTCCCTCATAGACATCCCAACTTGACCGACAAATAAGAATCTCGATTCCATGCTCTCTTCGAGTTCGAGAAACAACACATTTTCAATAACATTTTCAATAACATTTGCAATCTTGCAATACGTAACACACTAAACCAACTATTAACACCAGAAACATCTCAGAGAAGTAAAATATTCTCCCCCATTTATTTCAACCCGACTCCTGCAAACAAGTGGTTAGGAAAACAAGCAAGCACCAACAATGtctcacacacatgtcgcatattTAGGAACTaacaacattagacaacctgGAAGGACAAACCGGCCTgctttgataccactaatgtaacaaaCACCCTTTTAAACCTGTAAATATTTCGCATATAATTTatgaaaattaaatcaaatagaaTCACCTACTCAAGGGTGTCACACTTCATAGgaaatatcaaaataataattCGGCTCCATAACACGggttaaatcaattaaaatatacaTCTGATAACAATTCAGCACATTTATTTAAAACTTCGCAGCGGAACCAACGTCACATCATCATAATTAACTTCTCAAAATCCATACATTGATCTCATCAATTATTAAAACCAGTTTATCAATAACCATCATAAGTATACCAATATCAAAAGAGGAAAATCATTCGCAAAACATAGTGTTTCCAACccaatgttacatatcagagcaagacaccaataaTATAACGAAACTAAATAAAACACTTTGAAGCTATCTTCGAAACTTCAACGAATTACTATTggtcacctgcacgttacccataTGAAGGCAACTTTCAAACAGAAAGAGTGACTAACCACAATTCATTATAAAAGATATAAGGAAAATATTAGTAGTTACAATCAACACCATCACAATATAACACATATCAATCACCAACATATCAAACTCACTGATACATCATAATAGCATATAGACATCTTTTACCGTCAAAACATCATATAATCACATAGTTCACAATTATTGTCACATCACAACTCATCAACAAAACTTATGCAATGTCACATAAAATGTTAATGCAACAACaccgactcaatgcatgtggtaccaaaattatgAACACTTGGATTATCAccctccaaagatccccaccataggataGATTCCCTCTTGGAACCAGGGCACATCACAAATGCACTCAATTTGCACAATGGGATTGAGGCACATCACAAGCGGACCACCATCCAAAAATGCTATGATTGTATGATGCACAACAATGTCATATAAATTTCGACCACAACTAGTCAATTGCATCATCATTCACATAGTCATCATCACATAGCACACATATATGTATATTCATGCAACATCATTAAAACATCATCATGACACCATCATTAAcatcacaacaacatcattacagTCACACTTAAAGTTCGTCATTCACAACAAGACTTCATCGCATACATAACAGCAACAATCACATTCATAAACATAATGGACATCGAAATAATGGGCAAGAAATTCACCTGTCTATGCCATGTTATAGTATGGTTTATTAGCTTCCCAACATTTCAAACGGTTCGTCATTTGGATATACGATTAAAAAATTATGATCGAAATCGTATGGGGAAAATAACATTTTGGGCAAATTTTGAGTTCATGTGCCGGCACATGCAATTTACGGTCGCCACATGTAATGCTCTATTTAAGCCTGTAGTCGCTGACTTGTATGTGTCAGCACATACAACCTTATATGTCGGCACATACAAACTTATGTGTTGACACATACTGTaacttaataaaaattaattttgtgcGAGCTATGTGTTGGAACATGGGTCTTATAGATTGGCACATGCTGCTATAATTTTTAAAATCACTTTTTCCAAGAATCATGTGTCGGC from Vicia villosa cultivar HV-30 ecotype Madison, WI linkage group LG4, Vvil1.0, whole genome shotgun sequence encodes the following:
- the LOC131597329 gene encoding uncharacterized protein LOC131597329, with the protein product MQVHESVKDGATQSFISLKSATMMGLKLSSMSGSMVIDTLTNGFVTTALVCLSFPLTIYGKSFVMELVCLPLLQIDVILGMNCLEFNYVHINFYSKTVRFLECGDGRELLYLSAKQVEGLLEDEAQMIAMFSALHVDHEIFSVELPVLCEFP